The following nucleotide sequence is from Deltaproteobacteria bacterium.
TTTTTTCGTCAAGAACGGGCGGGCAAAGGGGGAAAGCTGTTTAAGACCTGGAAGTTTCGCACCATGGTCGTCGGGGCGGTGAACCAGGGTCTCGGTTTCAATGTGGCGCAGGATGATCCCCGGATCACCCGGGTGGGAAGGTTTCTGCGGGAGTGGGGTCTGGACGAGCTGCCGCAGCTCATTAATGTGCTCAAGGGTGAGATGAGCATCGTCGGACCCAGGCCGACTTTGAACTACCAGGTCGATCAGTACAACAACACTCAGCGCCGGCGGCTTTTGGTAAAGCCGGGGATCACCGGCTGGGCTCTTATTCACGGGCGCAATCTTTTAACCTGGGAGGAGCGGATCAGATATGATGTTTGGTATGTCGATCACTGGTCTCTGTGGCTTGACCTCTGGATCATGCTTAAGACCTTATGGATTGTCTTGGTTACAAAGGAAGGGGTCTATGGCAAGGGTGGGGTAAATGACGACTTTACTGGCCCCGCTCCCAGGGCGGAGGGTGTAAAAGAAGATGAAGGGTAACATGGTTTTGATCTATGGAGCCAGTGGGCATGGTAAGGTAATCATTGATATCATAGAAAAGGAGGGCAAACACAAGATTGCTGGCCTCATTGACGATAACCCGCAGATGCAAGGAAAAGATTTTTGTGGATACCCCGTTATAGGGGGATTCGAGGTTCTCAAGGAGGATGTTCACCATAGCTACAGATTGATCTTGGCTGTTGGGGATAACCGATCCCGCAAGAGGCTTTGGGAGATGGTGAAGCCTTTGGGATATGGGTTGATCCGCGCTGTTCACCCGTCGGCTCAAATAGGGCAGGATGTCTTTATAGGCTCAGGGACGGTGATTATGGCCAATGTGGCGATTAACCCTGGGGCCAGAATCGGTGAGAATGTAATCGTTAATACCGGAGCTACGGTAGACCATGACTGCATCATAGGAGACTATGCGC
It contains:
- a CDS encoding sugar transferase — its product is FFRQERAGKGGKLFKTWKFRTMVVGAVNQGLGFNVAQDDPRITRVGRFLREWGLDELPQLINVLKGEMSIVGPRPTLNYQVDQYNNTQRRRLLVKPGITGWALIHGRNLLTWEERIRYDVWYVDHWSLWLDLWIMLKTLWIVLVTKEGVYGKGGVNDDFTGPAPRAEGVKEDEG
- a CDS encoding acetyltransferase, which translates into the protein MVLIYGASGHGKVIIDIIEKEGKHKIAGLIDDNPQMQGKDFCGYPVIGGFEVLKEDVHHSYRLILAVGDNRSRKRLWEMVKPLGYGLIRAVHPSAQIGQDVFIGSGTVIMANVAINPGARIGENVIVNTGATVDHDCIIGDYAHISPGTHLAGNVRVGELTHIGIGAIVISNVKIGKGSIIGAGTVVIEDIPNDVKAVGIPAKAIKKWGEL